A stretch of Kwoniella dendrophila CBS 6074 chromosome 2, complete sequence DNA encodes these proteins:
- a CDS encoding adenosylhomocysteinase, with the protein MVCPTSSFYYRRTSCHLTHIEEKSNYKVADISLAAFGRKEIELAEHEMPGLMYLREKYAKEQPLKGARIAGCLHMTIQTAVLIETLTALGAQVTWSSCNIFSTQDHAAAAIAATGVPVYAWKGETEEEYIWCVEQTLAAFPEGKALNMILDDGGDLTSLVHEKFPQYLDDIRGVSEETTTGVHHLYKAFRDGKLKIPAINVNDSVTKSKFDNYYGCRESLVDGIKRATDVMLAGKVAVVAGFGDVGKGCAESLRSYGARVLVTEIDPINALQAAMAGYEVTTMEDAAPRANVFVTTTGCRDIITGEHFSVMPEDAIVSNIGHFDVEIDVAWLKANAAECINIKPQVDRYTMKSGRHIILLAEGRLVNLGCGTGHPSFVMSCSFANQVMAQIALWTDAKSYPLGVHMLPKSLDEEVARAHLAQLNIKLTKMSKVQADYLGLPEDGPYKPDHYRY; encoded by the exons atggtATGTcctacctcttctttctacTACAGACGTACTTCGTGTCATCTTACACATATCGAAGAGAAG TCCAACTACAAGGTCGCCGATATCTCCCTCGCCGCTTTCGGTAGAAAGGAAATTGAGCTCGCTGAGCATGAAATGCCAGGTCTCATGTACCTCAGAGAGAAATACGCCAAAGAGCAACCTCTCAAAGGTGCTAGAATTGCTGGTTGTCTCCACAT GACCATCCAAACCGCCGTTCTCATTGAAACCCTTACTGCTCTCGGTGCCCAAGTTACCTGGTCATCATGTAACATCTTCTCCACCCAAGATCACGCTGCCGCTGCTATCGCCGCTACCGGTGTCCCAGTTTACGCTTGGAAAGGTGAAACCGAAGAAGAATACATCTGGTGTGTTGAACAAACCCTCGCTGCCTTCCCAGAAGGTAAAGCTCTCAACATGATTCTCGATGATGGAGGTGATTTAACCTCCCTCGTACACGAGAAATTCCCTCAATACCTTGACG ACATTCGAGGTGTATCTGAAGAAACCACCACCGGTGTTCACCACTTATACAAAGCTTTCAGAGATGGTAAACTCAAGATCCCAGCCATTAACGTTAACGATTCCGTTACCAAATCTAAATTCGATAACTACTACGGTTGTAGAGAATCCCTCGTTGATGGTATCAAAAGAGCTACCGATGTTATGTTAGCTGGTAAAGTCGCTGTCGTTGCTGGTTTCGGTGATGTCGGTAAAGGT TGTGCCGAATCCCTCAGATCTTACGGTGCCCGAGTCCTCGTTACCGAAATTGATCCTATCAACGCTCTCCAAGCTGCCATGGCCGGTTACGAAGTCACCACCATGGAAGATGCTGCCCCCAGAGCTAACGTTTTCGTAACCACCACTGGTTGTAGAGATATCATCACCGGTGAACACTTCTCAGTCATGCCTGAGGATGCCATCGTTTCCAA CATCGGTCACTTCGATGTCGAAATTGACGTCGCATGGCTCAAAGCCAACGCTGCTGAatgcatcaacatcaaacctCAAGTTGACCGATACACCATGAAATCCGGTAGACACATTATCCTCCTTGCTGAAGGTCGTCTCGTTAACCTTGGTTGTGGTACTGGTCACCCATCTTTTG TCATGTCATGTTCATTCGCCAACCAAGTCATGGCCCAAATCGCCCTCTGGACCGATGCCAAATCATACCCTCTCGGTGTTCACATGCTTCCTAAATCACTTGACGAAGAAGTTGCCCGAGCTCACTTAGCCCAACTTAACATCAAATTAACCAAGATGTCCAAAGTACAAGCTGATTACCTCGGTTTACCAGAAGATGGTCCTTACAAACCAGACCACTACCGATACTAA